One stretch of Desulfovibrio aminophilus DSM 12254 DNA includes these proteins:
- a CDS encoding Fe-S-containing hydro-lyase gives MSTTHRLQTPLNDEDILKLRAGDVVLLSGVIYSARDAAHKKIMEALDRGEESPFPIEGAAIYYVGPSPAPPGRPIGSAGPTTSYRMDSYAPRLHALGLKATIGKGKRSEEVKQALREHRAVYLGATGGAGALLSQRIEASRVIAYEDLGPEAVRAMKVKDFPLLVVNDAFGGELYAKPKLDSAG, from the coding sequence GTGAGCACGACGCACAGGCTCCAGACGCCGCTGAACGACGAGGACATCCTGAAGCTTCGGGCCGGGGACGTGGTGCTCCTGTCCGGGGTGATCTATTCCGCGCGCGACGCGGCGCACAAGAAGATCATGGAGGCCCTGGACCGGGGCGAGGAGTCGCCGTTCCCCATCGAGGGCGCGGCCATCTACTACGTGGGCCCCTCTCCCGCGCCTCCGGGCCGCCCCATCGGTTCGGCCGGTCCCACCACCAGCTACCGCATGGACTCCTACGCTCCCAGGCTGCATGCCCTGGGCCTCAAAGCCACGATAGGCAAGGGCAAGCGCAGCGAAGAGGTCAAGCAGGCCCTGCGTGAGCATAGAGCCGTGTATCTGGGGGCCACGGGCGGCGCCGGCGCGCTGTTGTCTCAGCGCATCGAGGCCTCCAGGGTCATCGCCTACGAAGATCTCGGGCCGGAAGCGGTGCGGGCCATGAAAGTGAAGGACTTTCCCCTGCTTGTGGTCAATGACGCCTTCGGGGGCGAACTCTACGCCAAACCGAAGCTTGACAGCGCGGGGTAA
- a CDS encoding fumarate hydratase, which produces MREVKASDIAAAVARMCVSANTRLPEDVRRKLEECHSRETGAAKEIFRQLLENADLALETRLPLCQDTGLAVFFVELGEDVKIIGGGLNEAIEEGMRRGYREGYLRKSSCDPLSRENTGDNSPAVINLDLTPGDHLRIAFMAKGGGAENMSRMTFLAPAQGWEGIKKFVIQRVAEAGPNPCPPTILGIGIGGNFELAPKLAKKALLRKLDDVHPDSKIAEMEKELLAEVNKLGIGPMGLGGETTVLAVKIAVAPCHIASLPLAVNVQCHSARHEEVEL; this is translated from the coding sequence ATGCGAGAGGTCAAGGCGTCGGACATCGCGGCGGCCGTGGCGCGGATGTGCGTGTCGGCCAACACCCGACTGCCCGAGGACGTGCGCCGAAAGCTTGAGGAGTGTCATTCCCGGGAAACGGGTGCGGCCAAGGAGATATTTCGGCAGTTGCTGGAGAACGCGGATCTGGCCCTGGAGACCAGACTCCCCCTGTGCCAGGACACCGGCCTTGCCGTGTTTTTCGTGGAGTTGGGCGAGGATGTGAAGATCATCGGGGGCGGCCTGAACGAGGCCATCGAGGAGGGCATGCGTCGGGGCTACCGCGAGGGCTACCTGCGCAAGTCCTCCTGCGATCCGTTGAGCCGCGAGAATACCGGCGACAACTCCCCGGCCGTGATCAACCTGGATCTGACGCCCGGCGACCATCTCAGAATCGCCTTCATGGCCAAGGGCGGCGGCGCGGAGAACATGAGCCGGATGACCTTCCTGGCCCCGGCCCAGGGTTGGGAAGGGATCAAGAAGTTCGTGATCCAGCGCGTGGCCGAGGCCGGACCCAATCCCTGCCCGCCGACCATCCTGGGCATCGGCATCGGCGGAAACTTCGAGCTGGCGCCCAAGCTGGCCAAGAAGGCGCTCTTGCGCAAGCTCGACGACGTGCATCCGGATTCGAAGATCGCGGAAATGGAGAAGGAGCTGCTGGCCGAGGTGAACAAGCTCGGCATCGGCCCCATGGGCCTGGGTGGCGAGACCACGGTGCTGGCCGTGAAGATCGCCGTGGCCCCCTGCCACATCGCCAGTCTGCCGCTGGCCGTGAATGTGCAGTGCCACTCGGCCCGTCACGAGGAGGTGGAACTGTGA
- a CDS encoding fumarate reductase iron-sulfur subunit — MGRLLQFNIFRYNPQDPESVPHTDTFVLEETDSMTLFIALNRIREEQDSSLQFDFCCRAGICGSCGMVINGRPGLACHTKTKDLATDVTLLPLPVFRLVGDLSVDTGSWFREMYNTVESWIHTKKTFDPSALEERMDNATAEGIYELDRCVECGCCVSACGTARMRQDFLGAVALNRIARFVIDPRDERTDQEYYDIIGNDHGIFGCMGLLACEDVCPKHLPLQNQLGFLRRKMGITALKNIFRK; from the coding sequence ATGGGCCGACTGCTCCAGTTCAACATCTTCCGTTACAACCCCCAGGATCCGGAGTCCGTGCCGCATACCGACACCTTCGTCCTGGAGGAGACGGATTCCATGACCCTGTTCATCGCGCTCAACCGCATCCGCGAGGAACAGGACTCCTCCCTGCAATTCGATTTCTGCTGCCGGGCAGGCATCTGCGGCTCTTGCGGCATGGTCATCAACGGCCGTCCCGGTCTGGCCTGCCACACCAAGACCAAGGATCTGGCCACGGACGTGACGCTTCTGCCGCTGCCCGTATTCCGCCTGGTGGGCGATCTCTCGGTGGACACCGGCTCCTGGTTCCGCGAGATGTACAACACCGTGGAATCCTGGATCCACACCAAGAAGACCTTTGATCCCTCGGCCCTGGAAGAGCGCATGGACAACGCCACGGCTGAGGGCATCTACGAGCTGGACCGCTGCGTGGAGTGCGGCTGCTGCGTGTCCGCCTGCGGCACGGCTCGCATGCGCCAGGACTTTCTCGGCGCTGTGGCGCTGAACCGCATCGCCCGCTTCGTCATCGACCCCCGCGACGAGCGCACTGATCAGGAGTACTACGACATCATCGGCAACGATCACGGCATATTCGGCTGCATGGGCCTGCTGGCCTGCGAGGACGTCTGCCCCAAGCACCTGCCCTTGCAGAACCAACTCGGCTTCCTGCGCCGGAAGATGGGCATCACCGCCCTGAAGAACATCTTCAGGAAGTAG
- a CDS encoding fumarate reductase flavoprotein subunit, with translation MQTVYTDVLVIGAGLAGERAALECADAGLSTICLSVVPARRSHSSAAQGGMQAALGNCAMGAGDGPDVHFADTVKGSDWGCDQEVARLFVDTAPVEMRRLAFWGVPWNRVVPGKSSYFKGGQKYEKEEKEENKGLITARAFGGTAKWRTCYVSDGTGHSVLFTMDNRCAQLGVEVHDKTEAVSLIHDGETCFGAVARCLKTGELRVYLAKATMIATGGFGRIYPNTTNAVICDGGGHILAVNTGAVPMGNMEAVQFHPTGIVPTDILVTEGCRGDGGTLLDVNQERFMHIYEPEKAELASRDVVSRWMTHHIRQGKGVPSPYGEHLWLDIRHLGEKHITGKLREVYEICTSFLGINPIHQLIPVRPTHHYSMGGVRTNKDGAAYGLKGLFSAGEAACWDMHGFNRLGGNSLAETVVAGGIVGRKMAEYALGAEVIFKSTVIDGEARAQEERIQALISGKNGSQSVYKVRAAMQEALNKGANIFRNAADLEACVATLQDVLGRAREVGLKSSGLGASPELAAALKIEGQVKMALMVAHGALQRTESRGSHNREDFPARNDRDWLVRTLATWKSPEDTLPTLAYEPATQVFEIPPGDRGYGKTDVISAESKKE, from the coding sequence ATGCAGACAGTCTACACGGATGTGCTCGTCATCGGCGCCGGCCTGGCCGGTGAACGCGCCGCGCTGGAGTGCGCCGACGCGGGGTTGTCCACCATCTGCCTGTCCGTCGTCCCGGCCCGCCGTTCGCACTCTTCGGCGGCCCAGGGCGGCATGCAGGCGGCCTTGGGCAACTGCGCCATGGGCGCGGGCGATGGTCCGGACGTGCACTTCGCCGACACGGTCAAGGGCTCTGACTGGGGCTGCGACCAGGAGGTGGCGCGGCTTTTCGTGGACACCGCGCCCGTGGAAATGCGCCGGCTGGCCTTCTGGGGCGTGCCCTGGAACCGGGTCGTCCCCGGCAAGTCGAGCTATTTCAAGGGCGGCCAGAAGTACGAGAAGGAGGAGAAGGAGGAGAACAAGGGCCTGATCACGGCCCGCGCCTTCGGCGGCACGGCCAAGTGGCGCACCTGCTACGTCTCCGACGGCACCGGCCACTCCGTGCTCTTCACCATGGACAACCGCTGCGCCCAACTCGGCGTGGAGGTCCACGACAAGACCGAGGCCGTCTCGCTCATCCATGACGGCGAGACCTGTTTCGGCGCGGTGGCCCGCTGCCTGAAGACCGGCGAACTGCGCGTCTACCTGGCCAAGGCCACCATGATCGCCACCGGCGGCTTCGGCCGCATCTATCCGAACACCACCAACGCGGTCATCTGCGACGGCGGAGGCCACATCCTGGCCGTGAACACCGGGGCGGTGCCCATGGGCAACATGGAGGCCGTGCAGTTCCATCCCACCGGCATCGTGCCCACGGACATCCTGGTCACGGAGGGCTGCCGGGGCGACGGCGGCACGCTCCTGGACGTGAACCAGGAGCGCTTCATGCACATCTACGAGCCGGAGAAGGCCGAGTTGGCCTCGCGCGACGTGGTCTCCCGCTGGATGACCCACCACATCCGCCAGGGCAAGGGCGTGCCCTCGCCCTACGGCGAGCACCTCTGGCTGGACATCCGCCACCTGGGCGAGAAGCACATCACCGGCAAGCTCCGCGAGGTCTACGAGATCTGCACCTCGTTCCTGGGCATCAATCCCATCCACCAGCTCATTCCCGTGCGGCCCACCCATCACTACAGCATGGGCGGCGTGCGCACGAACAAGGACGGCGCGGCCTACGGCCTCAAGGGCCTGTTCAGCGCGGGCGAGGCCGCCTGCTGGGACATGCACGGCTTCAACCGCCTGGGCGGCAACTCCCTGGCCGAGACCGTGGTGGCCGGGGGCATCGTGGGCCGCAAGATGGCCGAGTACGCCCTGGGCGCGGAGGTCATCTTCAAGTCCACGGTCATCGACGGCGAGGCCAGGGCCCAGGAGGAGCGCATCCAGGCGCTCATCTCCGGCAAGAACGGCTCACAGAGCGTCTACAAGGTCCGCGCGGCCATGCAGGAGGCCCTGAACAAGGGCGCGAACATCTTCCGCAACGCCGCGGACCTGGAGGCCTGCGTGGCCACCTTGCAGGACGTGCTCGGCCGCGCCCGCGAGGTGGGCCTCAAGTCCTCCGGCCTGGGGGCCAGCCCCGAGCTGGCCGCCGCGCTGAAGATCGAGGGCCAGGTCAAGATGGCCCTGATGGTGGCGCATGGCGCGCTCCAGCGCACCGAGTCGCGCGGCAGCCACAACCGCGAGGACTTCCCGGCGCGCAACGACCGCGACTGGCTCGTGCGCACCCTGGCCACCTGGAAGAGCCCGGAGGACACGCTGCCGACGCTGGCCTACGAGCCCGCCACCCAGGTCTTCGAGATTCCGCCCGGAGACCGGGGCTACGGCAAAACCGACGTCATCAGCGCCGAGAGCAAGAAGGAGTAA
- a CDS encoding fumarate reductase codes for MGIDTTVFAGRPTKWDGLLDWLQMLSGAALILFIWAHMLLVASVIIGPGVMNAIAGFFEATGLAQVGGPLIFLLFLGHFLLAARKVPFRFDRQKTFWSHATMLHHQDTWLWLVQVVTAMLLLLMGTIHMWVVLTDLPITAAKSAEVLQKRSGWLLFYLLFGPLVHVHLGIGLYRIGVKWGFVGQEGRARFKRFVTILVLVCVGLSLLTLLRFSFLAI; via the coding sequence ATGGGCATCGACACCACAGTGTTCGCCGGCAGGCCGACCAAGTGGGATGGTCTTCTGGACTGGCTCCAGATGCTCTCTGGGGCGGCGCTCATCCTGTTCATATGGGCGCACATGCTCCTGGTCGCGAGCGTCATCATCGGTCCCGGCGTGATGAACGCCATCGCGGGCTTCTTCGAGGCCACGGGGCTGGCGCAGGTGGGCGGCCCGCTCATCTTCCTGCTCTTCCTGGGGCATTTCCTCCTGGCCGCGCGCAAGGTGCCCTTCCGTTTCGACCGCCAGAAGACCTTCTGGTCCCACGCCACCATGCTGCACCACCAGGACACTTGGCTCTGGCTCGTGCAGGTGGTCACGGCCATGCTCCTCCTGCTCATGGGCACGATCCACATGTGGGTGGTGCTCACCGATTTGCCCATCACAGCGGCCAAGAGCGCGGAGGTTCTGCAGAAGCGCAGCGGCTGGCTGCTGTTCTACCTGCTGTTCGGTCCCCTGGTGCATGTGCATCTCGGCATCGGCCTGTACCGCATCGGGGTGAAGTGGGGGTTCGTGGGCCAGGAGGGGCGCGCCCGGTTCAAGCGCTTCGTGACCATCCTGGTGCTCGTCTGTGTGGGCCTCAGCCTGCTGACGTTGTTGCGGTTCTCGTTCCTGGCGATCTAG
- a CDS encoding sulfite exporter TauE/SafE family protein produces MLLAWIIYAALGLVAGVLAGLLGVGGGIVIVPMLSIAFELQGLPSHYIQHMALGTSLGTIMFTSISSFRAHHKHGAVNWSVVRRVTLGILVGTLAGSWLAAQLSTRFLKGFFAVFLFYVATQMLLNFKPKASRHLPGMAGMSGVGGVIGVVSSLVGIGGGTLSVPFMVWCNMTMHNAVGTSAAIGFPIAVAGAAGYLINGLKVSADLPSMSLGFLYIPALVGIAATSILTAPLGASIAHKLPVAKLKRAFAVLLYVMGARMVWTLF; encoded by the coding sequence ATGTTGCTGGCCTGGATCATCTACGCGGCCCTGGGCCTGGTGGCCGGCGTCCTCGCCGGTCTGCTGGGCGTGGGCGGCGGCATCGTCATCGTGCCCATGCTGAGCATCGCCTTCGAATTGCAGGGGCTGCCGTCCCACTATATCCAGCACATGGCCCTGGGCACCTCCCTGGGGACCATCATGTTCACCTCCATCTCCAGCTTCCGGGCCCACCACAAGCACGGCGCCGTGAACTGGAGCGTGGTCCGCCGCGTCACTCTGGGCATCCTGGTGGGAACCCTGGCGGGCTCCTGGCTGGCGGCACAACTCTCCACCCGGTTCCTCAAGGGTTTCTTCGCCGTGTTCCTGTTCTACGTGGCCACCCAGATGCTCCTCAACTTCAAGCCCAAGGCCAGCCGCCACTTGCCCGGCATGGCCGGGATGTCCGGCGTGGGCGGCGTCATCGGCGTGGTCTCCAGCCTCGTGGGCATCGGCGGGGGGACGCTCTCGGTGCCCTTCATGGTCTGGTGCAACATGACCATGCACAACGCCGTGGGCACCTCGGCGGCCATCGGCTTTCCCATCGCCGTGGCCGGGGCTGCGGGTTATCTGATCAACGGCCTCAAGGTTTCCGCCGACCTGCCGTCCATGAGCCTGGGCTTCCTTTACATTCCGGCCCTGGTGGGCATCGCCGCCACCAGCATCCTGACCGCCCCGCTGGGAGCCTCCATCGCCCACAAGCTGCCCGTGGCCAAGCTCAAACGGGCCTTCGCCGTTCTGCTCTACGTCATGGGCGCGCGCATGGTCTGGACCCTGTTCTGA
- a CDS encoding FadR/GntR family transcriptional regulator, whose product MVIDEEHDFARSGAPFRPAVRRKLSEQILGQFRELLESGRLGSGDRLPPERELARIFGVSRNSVREAIRALEDQGWVVSRRGDGTYVSDPGSVTFEPPLAGAVRSRRKRLADILAFRRALEPEVAALAARNATESELRRLAAVLAEQAESVEHGRDDADLDAEFHRLLARAGRNGVFLSVFTAVQDVLAECRAESLRGPSRRAVSLVSHRRILKALEGRNPEEARTAMREHLDAVEENLFSLPDLPDVDQP is encoded by the coding sequence ATGGTCATTGATGAGGAGCACGACTTCGCCCGGAGTGGGGCGCCCTTCCGTCCGGCGGTGCGGCGCAAGCTTTCCGAGCAGATTCTCGGCCAATTTCGGGAACTGCTGGAATCCGGACGGCTGGGCTCTGGCGATCGCCTGCCGCCCGAGCGCGAACTGGCCCGGATTTTCGGCGTGTCCCGCAATTCCGTGCGTGAGGCCATCCGCGCGCTGGAGGATCAGGGGTGGGTGGTCAGCCGCCGGGGCGACGGCACCTATGTTTCGGACCCCGGGTCGGTGACCTTCGAACCTCCGCTGGCTGGAGCCGTGCGTTCGCGGCGCAAGAGGCTGGCGGACATCCTGGCTTTCCGTCGCGCCCTGGAGCCTGAAGTGGCGGCCCTGGCCGCGCGCAACGCCACGGAGTCCGAGTTGCGGCGCTTGGCCGCCGTGCTGGCCGAGCAGGCGGAGAGCGTGGAGCACGGCCGCGACGACGCCGACCTGGACGCGGAGTTCCATCGTCTTCTGGCCAGAGCCGGGCGCAACGGCGTGTTCCTGAGCGTCTTCACCGCCGTGCAGGATGTGCTGGCCGAATGCCGCGCGGAATCCTTGCGCGGCCCGTCGCGTCGCGCGGTCTCGCTGGTCTCCCACCGTCGAATCCTCAAGGCCCTGGAAGGCCGGAATCCGGAGGAGGCGCGGACGGCCATGCGTGAGCACCTCGACGCGGTGGAGGAGAATTTGTTCAGCCTCCCGGACCTGCCGGACGTCGACCAACCTTAA
- a CDS encoding M16 family metallopeptidase — MRRFLLCIGVLLMTLGCVHAQNSVPRPADVPPSAPLTGDGPHVVRLKNGLTVLVKRDDRFPLANVRLYVRTGSAYENPAQAGISHLLEHMVFKGTEKLGPGEAAKRIESAGGDMNAATSFDYTVYYVEVPDKDWSLGLDTITDMALHARIDPKELASEKQVVLSELARGEDTPGSRLFESFQGMLFKGTSYEWPIIGFRDTVSKITEADIHRYVAEHYQPQSMLLSVVGKVDPQAVLARAEAVFGGMANTTAEIEAQPFPLRDIQGPKVTLVPGKWNKVYLGVAFPLPDQNSAQTPGLELLAQVLGGDETSRLYREFKYERRMVDEIDCQAMTLARGGFLYVSATLDRDKVEPFWKALAASLAALDPATFTDDELARAKLNLESSLLLTKETLSGLASKLGYFQFQGGGLRAEDVYLRALADTGRDQLKELAHDYLRPDRMAAVLLVPENSGLSTESLEQAARKAWPAPVKAKALADAEADKQEVLDLPGGSKLVLLPDPTLPYASLSLAWPGGDSLVDAERQGLPALAARVLTRGTKKRNATRIEDFLSDRAAELSASAGRGTFAVSAKYPSRFSEDILGLLREMLTGPTWPAKELALAKQDQAARIHRGEDQPIGLLFRNVHPFLFASGPYSYYQLGKPEQFDAFTVQDLRRFWAKQSRQPFVLALCGQFDAERVRDFAATLAKSLEGQATAVDTATPTWGGIREKALRLPGRSQAHLLTVFPTPGRDDLETGAGLSVLRAALAGQSGLLFRDLRDKQGLGYTVTAFLWQAPKAGFMAFYIGTEPDKLDQARQGFHKVVEALRAAPLPAEEVERARNILSGEYYQEHQSLASRGGEAAGLLAQGYELDRERKLIQTAQSVTPEQLRDLARRWLNWDRAYEMRVEP; from the coding sequence ATGCGCCGTTTCCTTCTCTGTATCGGAGTCCTGCTCATGACCCTCGGCTGCGTCCACGCCCAAAACTCCGTCCCGCGACCGGCCGATGTTCCGCCGTCCGCCCCGCTCACCGGCGACGGCCCTCATGTGGTCCGCCTGAAAAACGGCCTGACCGTGCTCGTCAAGCGCGACGACCGTTTCCCCCTGGCCAATGTGCGGCTTTACGTGCGCACCGGCTCGGCCTACGAAAATCCGGCCCAGGCGGGCATCAGCCACCTGCTGGAACACATGGTCTTCAAGGGCACCGAGAAGCTCGGTCCGGGCGAGGCGGCCAAGCGCATCGAGTCCGCGGGCGGAGACATGAACGCCGCCACCAGTTTCGACTACACGGTCTACTACGTGGAAGTCCCGGACAAGGACTGGAGCCTGGGCCTGGACACGATCACGGACATGGCCCTGCACGCCCGCATCGACCCCAAGGAACTGGCCTCGGAAAAACAGGTGGTCCTCTCCGAGTTGGCCCGGGGCGAGGACACGCCGGGCTCCCGCCTGTTCGAGAGCTTCCAGGGCATGCTCTTCAAGGGCACGAGCTACGAGTGGCCGATCATCGGCTTCCGCGACACGGTATCCAAGATCACCGAGGCGGACATCCACCGCTACGTGGCCGAGCACTACCAGCCGCAATCCATGCTCCTCAGCGTGGTCGGCAAGGTCGACCCCCAGGCCGTTCTGGCCCGGGCCGAGGCCGTGTTCGGCGGCATGGCCAACACCACCGCCGAGATCGAGGCCCAGCCCTTCCCCCTGCGCGACATCCAGGGCCCCAAGGTGACCCTGGTGCCCGGCAAGTGGAACAAGGTCTACCTGGGCGTGGCCTTTCCCCTGCCGGACCAGAACTCGGCCCAGACTCCGGGATTGGAGCTGCTGGCCCAGGTTCTGGGCGGAGACGAGACCTCCCGGCTCTATCGCGAATTCAAGTACGAACGCCGCATGGTGGACGAAATCGACTGCCAGGCCATGACCTTGGCCCGGGGCGGCTTCCTTTACGTCTCCGCCACGCTTGACCGGGACAAGGTGGAGCCCTTCTGGAAGGCCCTGGCCGCTTCTCTGGCGGCCTTGGACCCGGCGACCTTCACCGACGACGAACTGGCCCGAGCCAAGCTGAACCTGGAAAGCTCCCTGCTGCTGACCAAGGAAACCCTCTCCGGGCTGGCCTCGAAGCTGGGGTACTTCCAATTCCAGGGCGGCGGGCTGCGCGCCGAGGATGTCTACCTCCGCGCCCTGGCCGACACGGGCCGGGACCAGCTCAAGGAACTGGCCCACGACTATCTGCGTCCCGATCGCATGGCCGCCGTGCTCCTCGTCCCCGAAAACTCCGGTCTCTCGACGGAATCCTTGGAACAGGCCGCGCGCAAGGCCTGGCCCGCCCCGGTCAAGGCCAAGGCCCTGGCCGACGCGGAAGCGGACAAGCAGGAAGTCCTGGACCTGCCCGGCGGCTCCAAGCTGGTGCTCCTGCCGGACCCCACCCTGCCCTACGCCTCACTCTCCCTGGCCTGGCCGGGCGGCGACTCGCTGGTGGATGCCGAACGCCAGGGCCTGCCCGCCCTGGCCGCCCGCGTGCTCACGCGCGGCACCAAGAAACGCAACGCCACGCGCATCGAGGACTTCCTCTCGGACCGGGCCGCCGAACTTTCGGCCTCGGCTGGACGCGGAACCTTCGCGGTGAGCGCCAAGTACCCCAGCCGCTTCTCCGAGGACATCCTGGGGCTGCTGCGCGAGATGCTCACCGGGCCCACCTGGCCGGCCAAGGAACTGGCTCTGGCCAAGCAGGATCAGGCCGCGCGCATCCATCGCGGCGAGGACCAGCCCATCGGCCTGCTCTTCCGCAACGTGCACCCCTTTCTCTTCGCCTCGGGGCCCTATTCCTATTATCAACTGGGCAAGCCCGAGCAGTTCGACGCCTTCACGGTGCAGGATCTGCGGCGCTTCTGGGCCAAGCAGTCGCGGCAACCCTTCGTCCTGGCCCTCTGCGGCCAATTCGACGCGGAGCGGGTGCGGGACTTCGCCGCCACCCTGGCCAAGTCCCTGGAGGGACAGGCCACGGCCGTGGACACCGCGACTCCGACCTGGGGCGGGATTCGGGAAAAGGCCCTGCGCTTGCCCGGCCGCAGCCAGGCCCATCTGCTGACCGTGTTCCCGACCCCAGGCCGCGACGACCTGGAGACCGGCGCGGGCCTCTCGGTGCTGCGGGCCGCCCTGGCCGGACAAAGCGGTCTGCTTTTCCGCGACCTGCGCGACAAACAAGGTCTGGGTTACACCGTCACGGCCTTCCTCTGGCAGGCGCCCAAGGCCGGTTTCATGGCCTTCTACATCGGCACGGAACCGGACAAGCTGGACCAGGCCCGGCAGGGCTTCCACAAGGTGGTGGAGGCGCTGCGCGCCGCCCCCCTGCCCGCCGAGGAGGTGGAACGGGCCCGGAACATCCTCTCCGGCGAGTACTACCAGGAACATCAGAGTCTGGCCTCGCGCGGCGGCGAGGCCGCCGGGCTCCTGGCCCAAGGTTACGAGCTGGATCGCGAGCGCAAGCTCATCCAGACGGCCCAGTCCGTGACGCCCGAGCAACTGCGTGACCTGGCGCGCCGCTGGCTGAACTGGGACCGGGCCTACGAAATGCGGGTTGAGCCGTAA
- the aroC gene encoding chorismate synthase — protein MSGNTFGAVLRLTTFGESHGAALGGVLDGCPSGLELDEAVIQAELDRRKPGGGIASTARKEADRVRLLSGVFEGRTTGTPIGFAIENSDQHSKDYDALKDVFRPGHADFGYQAKFGLRDHRGGGRSSGRETASRVAGGAIAQEILRAEGVSVLAYTVELGGIEARVLDPEGAQARPFFSPDPEAPARFEERIREVKAQGDTLGGVVEVQVLGLPPGIGEPVFDKLDARLAYALMGVGAVKGVEIGAGTAAARLTGSRNNDPMTPEGFASNNAGGILGGLSSGQPVVARAFVKPIPSIALEQHTVTAQGQATTIRVGGRHDICAIPRIVPVLKAMTALACADLLLLDRRLGRER, from the coding sequence ATGAGCGGCAACACCTTCGGCGCGGTCCTGCGGCTGACCACTTTCGGCGAGTCCCACGGCGCGGCCCTGGGCGGCGTGCTGGACGGCTGCCCCTCGGGCCTGGAACTGGACGAGGCGGTGATCCAGGCTGAGTTGGACCGACGCAAGCCCGGCGGGGGCATCGCCTCCACGGCGCGCAAGGAGGCCGATCGGGTGCGCCTGCTCTCCGGCGTGTTCGAGGGTCGGACCACGGGCACGCCCATCGGCTTCGCCATTGAGAATTCGGACCAGCACTCCAAGGACTACGACGCGCTCAAGGACGTCTTCCGGCCGGGGCACGCCGATTTCGGCTACCAGGCCAAGTTCGGCCTGCGCGACCACCGGGGCGGCGGCCGTTCCTCGGGCCGGGAAACAGCGTCCCGGGTCGCCGGAGGGGCCATCGCCCAGGAAATTCTGCGCGCCGAGGGCGTGAGCGTGTTGGCCTACACCGTGGAACTGGGCGGGATCGAGGCCCGCGTGCTGGACCCCGAGGGGGCCCAGGCTCGGCCGTTCTTCAGTCCGGACCCCGAGGCCCCGGCGCGTTTCGAGGAGCGCATCCGCGAGGTCAAGGCCCAGGGCGACACCCTGGGCGGGGTGGTGGAGGTCCAGGTCCTGGGCCTGCCGCCGGGCATCGGCGAACCGGTCTTCGACAAGCTGGACGCCCGGCTGGCGTACGCCCTCATGGGCGTGGGCGCGGTCAAGGGCGTGGAGATCGGCGCGGGAACGGCGGCCGCGCGGCTCACCGGCAGCCGGAACAACGACCCCATGACCCCCGAGGGTTTCGCCTCCAACAACGCGGGCGGCATCCTGGGCGGCCTGTCCTCGGGCCAGCCCGTGGTGGCTCGGGCCTTCGTCAAGCCCATCCCGTCCATCGCCCTGGAGCAACACACCGTCACCGCCCAGGGCCAAGCCACGACCATCCGGGTGGGCGGTCGCCATGACATCTGCGCCATCCCGCGCATCGTGCCCGTGCTCAAGGCCATGACCGCCCTGGCCTGCGCCGACCTGCTCCTGCTGGACCGTCGGCTCGGCCGGGAACGCTGA
- a CDS encoding potassium channel family protein, with protein MAKKIEIGVVGLGKFGYALAESVKELGHVAVGVDADEAMVRRAQTVLDQVFQADGTDKKVLEQLGFQNLDYVVVSIGKSMEASILVAMNLQELGVKNIWVKAISPEHEKVLKRLGVHFVVFPEQFVARQLAHRMAVPGILDYLPLGEGVLVQEIKVERWAGKSLRDLNLPATHRVQVVAVKREGESRFSFVPRPDQVLNEGDVLVLLGHAEDVLELPH; from the coding sequence ATGGCCAAGAAGATCGAAATCGGCGTGGTGGGGCTGGGCAAGTTCGGATACGCCCTGGCCGAGTCCGTGAAGGAGCTGGGGCATGTGGCCGTTGGCGTGGACGCTGACGAGGCCATGGTGCGCCGCGCTCAGACCGTGCTGGATCAGGTGTTCCAGGCCGACGGCACGGACAAGAAGGTTCTGGAGCAGCTCGGCTTTCAGAATCTGGACTACGTGGTGGTTTCCATCGGCAAGTCCATGGAGGCCAGCATTCTTGTGGCCATGAACCTTCAGGAACTGGGGGTCAAGAACATCTGGGTCAAGGCCATCAGCCCGGAGCACGAAAAGGTGCTCAAGCGTCTGGGGGTGCACTTCGTGGTCTTTCCGGAGCAGTTCGTGGCCCGGCAGCTGGCCCATCGCATGGCCGTGCCCGGCATCCTCGACTATCTGCCCCTGGGCGAGGGCGTCCTGGTCCAGGAAATCAAGGTCGAGCGTTGGGCGGGCAAATCCCTGCGCGACCTGAATCTGCCCGCCACGCATCGGGTCCAGGTGGTGGCCGTGAAGCGCGAGGGCGAGTCGCGCTTCAGCTTCGTTCCCCGGCCCGATCAGGTGCTCAACGAGGGCGACGTCCTGGTCCTGCTCGGCCACGCCGAGGACGTCCTCGAACTGCCCCACTAG